One Aquarana catesbeiana isolate 2022-GZ linkage group LG06, ASM4218655v1, whole genome shotgun sequence genomic region harbors:
- the LG06H2orf69 gene encoding mitochondrial protein C2orf69 homolog gives MRSLVRALSSARRLLLHTVSGLISMCAGASAASTDLPALYTLKAVAGSEPNKCNDLLFSFPRDRAQRPHHVIYFPGDVQNYRNVMAGHSENFRWKRWSLEDIATILSQRFPTSYIWIVKPSRMHLHKFSCYDNFVESNLFGAPKHNVELIAIRQLHSLLTNAFTVAQHLLMSQSNKYVVNSDHDHSVSHTGSAYSTNGCHLKEDRVNHCSKDSSAYLGSPSVKESLSFTVIGFSKGCVVLNQLLHELHEAKKDKEFNIFVGNIESMYWLDGGHSGGINTWITCPDILKVFAQRHIAVHSHVTPYQVSDSMRSWIGEEHGKFVELLKEYNVMVNDQLHFAYEAPSLDNHFRVHEVF, from the exons ATGCGCAGCTTAGTGAGAGCGCTGAGCTCGGCGCGCCGCCTGCTGCTCCACACAGTGTCCGGACTGATCAGTATGTGTGCGGGGGCGAGCGCCGCGTCCACCGATCTCCCCGCATTGTACACACTAAAGGCGGTGGCTGGAAGTGAGCCCAACAAGTGTAATGATCTCCTCTTCTCCTTTCCCCGGGACCGAGCCCAGAGGCCGCACCATGTCATCTACTTCCCGGGAGACGTGCAG AATTACCGCAATGTCATGGCAGGCCACTCTGAAAACTTCCGATGGAAACGGTGGAGTCTTGAAGATATTGCAACTATCCTTTCTCAACGCTTCCCTACCAGTTACATATGGATTGTAAAACCTTCTCGCATGCATCTCCACAAATTCAGCtgctatgacaattttgtggaaagtaACCTGTTCGGAGCCCCTAAACACAATGTGGAACTGATAGCTATTAGGCAACTTCATTCCTTACTCACTAATGCTTTCACTGTGGCACAACACCTTCTGATGTCTCAGAGTAACAAGTATGTTGTGAACAGTGACCACGATCATTCTGTGAGCCACACAGGTTCTGCATATTCCACAAATGGCTGCCATTTAAAGGAAGACCGTGTTAATCATTGCTCCAAGGACTCATCTGCTTATCTCGGTTCACCATCAGTAAAGGAGTCCCTGTCCTTCACTGTGATCGGATTCAGCAAAGGATGTGTTGTACTAAATCAGCTTCTACATGAACTGCATGAAGCTAAAAAAGATAAAGAATTCAATATATTTGTAGGCAATATTGAATCCATGTATTGGCTTGATGGGGGGCATTCAGGAGGCATCAATACCTGGATAACCTGTCCTGATATTTTGAAAGTATTTGCTCAAAGGCATATTGCAGTTCACAGCCATGTGACGCCTTACCAAGTTAGTGACTCTATGCGCTCCTGGATTGGGGAGGAGCACGGGAAGTTTGTAGAGCTTCTGAAAGAGTATAATGTAATGGTGAATGACCAGTTACATTTTGCCTATGAAGCACCTTCTTTGGATAACCATTTCAGAGTTCATGAAGTTTTCTAG